In Ostrea edulis chromosome 6, xbOstEdul1.1, whole genome shotgun sequence, a single window of DNA contains:
- the LOC125647633 gene encoding TBC1 domain family member 7-like isoform X2 encodes MSDERNFRTYYYDKFGISGVEERKSLEILLKEKPISVEKLKQFCLRFAMPVLYRNYVWKLILDILCANPDGHKFLMQQRSQKYNDLHHAVKLLRYVHEDTPIGKVFLKMYLVESGQIKFEQYKFDSEFEDFVSIASTMADICDDMTDAYLFSVEFYKMFIKSRDSTSNLVQKTIHCLKSEDGDGKLFDHFKNHDLWSSLPLPLWFNSCFARVLPETSIERIWDKVVGGAHGIVVYVAVAIFLTFKRPLLSMKSREDMLHYLMELPEDCGDIIVTKAIDLWSKHS; translated from the exons ATGTCTGATGAGAGAAATTTTCGGACTTACTATTACGACAAGTTTGGGATCAGTGGTGTGGAGGAGAGGAAATCTCTGGAGATACTTCTCAAAGAAAAACCAATCAGTGTGGAAAAATTAAAGCAGTTTTGTCTGCGATTCGCCATGCCAGTACTGTATCGTAACTATGTTTGGAAATTAATTTTGG ACATATTATGTGCAAATCCAGATGGTCACAAATTCCTCATGCAACAACGATCACAGAAATACAATGACTTACATCATGCTGTGAAACTGTTACGCTATGTTCATGAGGACACACCTATCGGAAAAGTCTTTCTCAAAATGTACCTTGTGGAGTCGGGCCAGATCAAGTTTGAGCAATATAAG TTTGATTCTGAGTTTGAAGATTTCGTATCCATCGCATCAACAATGGCAGACATTTGTGACGATATGACAGACGCTTACCTGTTCTCtgttgaattttacaaaatgtttataaaatccCGGGACAGTACTTCCAATCTG GTTCAGAAAACGATCCATTGCTTGAAGTCTGAAGATGGAGATGGTAAATTATTTGACCATTTCAAAAATCATGACCTCTGGAGTTCTTTGCCATTGCCATTGTGGTTCAATAGCTGCTTTGCAAGAGTGCTGCCCGAGACATCCATTGAAAG AATCTGGGATAAAGTGGTGGGAGGTGCTCACGGCATTGTTGTCTACGTAGCAGTGGCCATTTTCCTGACCTTCAAGCGACCTCTGCTCAGTATGAAGAGTAGGGAGGATATGCTTCATTATCTAATGGAG ctCCCAGAAGATTGTGGGGACATAATTGTAACCAAAGCCATAGACTTGTGGAGCAAACACTCTTAA
- the LOC125647633 gene encoding TBC1 domain family member 7-like isoform X3: MSDERNFRTYYYDKFGISGVEERKSLEILLKEKPISVEKLKQFCLRFAMPVLYRNYVWKLILDILCANPDGHKFLMQQRSQKYNDLHHAVKLLRYVHEDTPIGKVFLKMYLVESGQIKFEQYKFDSEFEDFVSIASTMADICDDMTDAYLFSVEFYKMFIKSRDSTSNLVQKTIHCLKSEDGDGKLFDHFKNHDLWSSLPLPLWFNSCFARVLPETSIERIWDKVVGGAHGIVVYVAVAIFLTFKRPLLSMKSREDMLHYLMEILFNLQSSNFVS; this comes from the exons ATGTCTGATGAGAGAAATTTTCGGACTTACTATTACGACAAGTTTGGGATCAGTGGTGTGGAGGAGAGGAAATCTCTGGAGATACTTCTCAAAGAAAAACCAATCAGTGTGGAAAAATTAAAGCAGTTTTGTCTGCGATTCGCCATGCCAGTACTGTATCGTAACTATGTTTGGAAATTAATTTTGG ACATATTATGTGCAAATCCAGATGGTCACAAATTCCTCATGCAACAACGATCACAGAAATACAATGACTTACATCATGCTGTGAAACTGTTACGCTATGTTCATGAGGACACACCTATCGGAAAAGTCTTTCTCAAAATGTACCTTGTGGAGTCGGGCCAGATCAAGTTTGAGCAATATAAG TTTGATTCTGAGTTTGAAGATTTCGTATCCATCGCATCAACAATGGCAGACATTTGTGACGATATGACAGACGCTTACCTGTTCTCtgttgaattttacaaaatgtttataaaatccCGGGACAGTACTTCCAATCTG GTTCAGAAAACGATCCATTGCTTGAAGTCTGAAGATGGAGATGGTAAATTATTTGACCATTTCAAAAATCATGACCTCTGGAGTTCTTTGCCATTGCCATTGTGGTTCAATAGCTGCTTTGCAAGAGTGCTGCCCGAGACATCCATTGAAAG AATCTGGGATAAAGTGGTGGGAGGTGCTCACGGCATTGTTGTCTACGTAGCAGTGGCCATTTTCCTGACCTTCAAGCGACCTCTGCTCAGTATGAAGAGTAGGGAGGATATGCTTCATTATCTAATGGAG atactatttaacctacagtcatcaaactttgtcagttga
- the LOC125647633 gene encoding TBC1 domain family member 7-like isoform X1, which translates to MSDERNFRTYYYDKFGISGVEERKSLEILLKEKPISVEKLKQFCLRFAMPVLYRNYVWKLILDILCANPDGHKFLMQQRSQKYNDLHHAVKLLRYVHEDTPIGKVFLKMYLVESGQIKFEQYKFDSEFEDFVSIASTMADICDDMTDAYLFSVEFYKMFIKSRDSTSNLVQKTIHCLKSEDGDGKLFDHFKNHDLWSSLPLPLWFNSCFARVLPETSIERIWDKVVGGAHGIVVYVAVAIFLTFKRPLLSMKSREDMLHYLMEVSFMFIVTQYVYTEFTNLPNEHCRCL; encoded by the exons ATGTCTGATGAGAGAAATTTTCGGACTTACTATTACGACAAGTTTGGGATCAGTGGTGTGGAGGAGAGGAAATCTCTGGAGATACTTCTCAAAGAAAAACCAATCAGTGTGGAAAAATTAAAGCAGTTTTGTCTGCGATTCGCCATGCCAGTACTGTATCGTAACTATGTTTGGAAATTAATTTTGG ACATATTATGTGCAAATCCAGATGGTCACAAATTCCTCATGCAACAACGATCACAGAAATACAATGACTTACATCATGCTGTGAAACTGTTACGCTATGTTCATGAGGACACACCTATCGGAAAAGTCTTTCTCAAAATGTACCTTGTGGAGTCGGGCCAGATCAAGTTTGAGCAATATAAG TTTGATTCTGAGTTTGAAGATTTCGTATCCATCGCATCAACAATGGCAGACATTTGTGACGATATGACAGACGCTTACCTGTTCTCtgttgaattttacaaaatgtttataaaatccCGGGACAGTACTTCCAATCTG GTTCAGAAAACGATCCATTGCTTGAAGTCTGAAGATGGAGATGGTAAATTATTTGACCATTTCAAAAATCATGACCTCTGGAGTTCTTTGCCATTGCCATTGTGGTTCAATAGCTGCTTTGCAAGAGTGCTGCCCGAGACATCCATTGAAAG AATCTGGGATAAAGTGGTGGGAGGTGCTCACGGCATTGTTGTCTACGTAGCAGTGGCCATTTTCCTGACCTTCAAGCGACCTCTGCTCAGTATGAAGAGTAGGGAGGATATGCTTCATTATCTAATGGAGGTTAGTTTTATGTTTATTGTTACTCAATATGTCTACACAGAATTCACAAATTTACCTAATGAGCACTGCAGGTGCTTGTAA
- the LOC125646115 gene encoding succinate dehydrogenase assembly factor 2, mitochondrial: protein MSNLSRLLRSSILTRCHWNFVRNSSSGNNDQPEFIPVPEYADRHGEAMKVRKARLLYQSRKRGMLENGLLLSTFASKYLKGMTEEQVELYDKLINKPSNDWEIYYWATGNKPTPEEYQSEIMVMLQEHARNEDQDSRITQPPL from the coding sequence ATGTCAAACCTTTCACGGCTTCTGAGGTCATCTATTTTAACAAGATGTCACTGGAATTTTGTTCGGAATTCAAGCTCTGGAAACAACGACCAGCCAGAATTTATTCCTGTGCCGGAATACGCTGACCGACACGGAGAAGCCATGAAAGTGAGGAAAGCGAGATTGCTCTACCAAAGTAGAAAGAGAGGAATGCTGGAGAATGGACTTCTGTTAAGTACGTTTGCTTCTAAATACTTGAAAGGAATGACAGAAGAACAAGTTGAGCTATATGATAAACTGATAAACAAACCAAGTAATGACTGGGAAATTTACTACTGGGCGACAGGGAACAAGCCCACACCCGAGGAATATCAGAGTGAAATAATGGTCATGCTTCAGGAACATGCTAGAAACGAAGACCAGGACAGTAGAATTACACAACCTCCTCTGTAG